Part of the Branchiostoma floridae strain S238N-H82 chromosome 11, Bfl_VNyyK, whole genome shotgun sequence genome, ttaaaaccaccgcgaaaatttttccataacagaaagagactacagtgcatggtgctacagcaaaattaaaaccactgcaaaaagtcagTTTTACACTACCGCgaaatctccgcaaacttaaatgcatttacagtaaacattTGTATATTAGAAAGTTTGTCGCTATAGATAGTGTTCTTAATGCTTTCCTCAATGAGAAAATTCTTCTAAAGAACCACTAAAATATGGTCAGCTGGTCCTTTAATGCAGAGATAAGTCAACTAATGAATTTTGGAGCTTGTCTGGACAAAGGAAACCTAGGAGCATGAGTACTAGTCCTTAATAATTAACATCTGTTCCCAGTAAATTTGAAACTAACCACTGGGAGGACTTCAAAGGAACTTAAGATATCATTTGTTCAGGTCAAGTACTATCGGTTTCAAGGTCAAGTGTCTCTGTGACCTCAGATGCAATGGTGTGACCTACAAGAGGTACAGAAGATCTACATGTGATATTATAATGtttaaatgattgattgattgattgattgattaagtgCTGCTGTGTTCCCCACAGAAGCTGTGGCTGAGAAAGAATCAATTTTCAGGACTTTCTGTTGTGTAATAAGATTTGATTGACTGATCAATCGATCGATTGCCAATGTTTTACATTGTGTTTCCCTGGAGTTAtggctaaggccacaccaatttaatttcttggttcacggattcgctcgctcctattttttggaaaaaaaaataaaaataaagattaccactcagcaaattttcaccatcaaTGAAACCATTcgccaactttctggtgtagcaaacataaaaactgacactacttttgtaattttcaacgaacaggtgctgtttctgtacagttatagtgtttttgtacttttttcaagctgaaaacttttttttctttatgtttgggattagcccttacctttacctgaaccattgtacaatttttatttttatttcgccctctcgctccatattttttatgcaaaaatccgtgaaccaagaaattaaattggtgtggcctaagcaagAACCCACTTCAGAGTGAAATTAacattaattgattgattgattcataaTGTGTACAGGGGCTGTAGCTGAGCAAGAATTAACTTCagcactttttattttgtgacaaATAATAAGCTCGATGGATTGATTTATCAATTGATTAATCCATTGCTGATGTTAAGTTGCGTTCCCCAGGGGCTGGAGCTGAGCAAAGAATCAGTTTCAGGACTTTGTGTTATGTGATAAAGCTTGATTGATCAATTCATTGTttaatagattgattgattgctgaTGTTTTACTGCTATTTCCCAGGAGCTGTGGCTGAAGAAGAATCAGCTTTCGCAGATTTCTGTTATGCGATAAAGCTTGATTGagcaattgattgattgattgactgattgattgacaaaGTGTCTGTGTGgtgcaacggctagagcgttggaatcacaATCAGTAGGTACCGAGTTCGatcctcgccatgcccctgcccccatgacggtggagtgacgcccaccgagcctcacggctaatctgtctaaaggtgtcAAAagcacctacggatttggtgctgccagctagtgtgtcaacatctgcacacttgccactaagacctgtgaattgtttttgtattgACAAACTGTACAGAAGCTGTGGCTGAGCAAGAATTGATTCCAGGACTTTCTCTTTTGTGACAAAGCTTGATTgatcaattaattaattaatcgattgattaattgattgattgctgATATTTTACTGTGTTCCCCAGGAGCTGTGGCTGAGTGAGAACCTACTCCAGTGTGAAATTaacattgattgatttattaattcattaatgTATTGATTGATAAATTCATCGATTGATTGCCAATATTTTACTGTGTGTCCCAGGAGCTGTGGCTAAGCAAGAACCAGCTGCAGTGTgaaattaattgattgattgatttatcgATCGATTGATTCATAGGTTTATTGATGTTTAACTGAATTTCCCAGGAGCTGTGGCTGAGCGAGAACCAGCTGCAGGATTTCCCGTGGGCGGTCCTGCCGCGCCTCCCATCCCTGCTCCGTCTCGACCTCCAGAACAACCGCCTGGCGCACGTGCCCTCGGGCGACCTCCCGACCTTTCCCGCGCTCACCTGGATCAACCTGGCGTACAACGAGATCGCCAGCATCGAGGGTGACTTCCTGGCGAGCCAGCCGGCGTTGGAAACGGCCGCGGTCCATAACAACCCGTTCAGCTGCAACTGTTCGCTGCAGTCCTTCCGAGAGTGGCTGGACGCAacaaaggtttgtttgttgtttgttttgcatattaaAGGTTAATGGCCTTTAAAGATCATAACACCCCAGTTTTTGTAGAGAAGGTATTACTATAAACATCTCCTTTCTGAGTTGTCGATAAATCTGTTGCACTTGAAGACATGACCTGGatgtctactgtaaatgcatttaagttggcAAGGAATTAATTTTGTggcagggagaaaatggagagTCTGAGACTGAAGCAAGGGGGAAGGCCAGCAGAAGTAGCATTTCTGTGGTGGTTTTGTGGTAGAGGTTACTGTGAATACATTACAGTATCCCTTGTTGTCTTGTCCGCAGGTATCAGTGCCGAACAACGCGGATATCGTGTGCGACACGCCGAGACACCTAAAGGGGCGGAACGTGATGGCGGTGCCAATCGGAGCGCTGACGTGCCGACCGCCGACGGTCGCGGTCTACCCGACAAACATCAACGTGCTGTCGGGACACACAACAGTCATGCTGTGTAACACCACAGGTACTTtgaactttaaactttaaacacTCTCAAAactaaactactgtaaatgcagactaGTTcccggtagttttatgttcgcagttttcgtggtggcctcttcaccgcaaatttaaaaccaccacgaacatttatcccttatattactagtatgtggctacagtctatggcgccaccgcaaacttgaaaccacagcgaaaactcaattttcccgctaccgtgaaatcaAATACTATAGAGGCAAATTGTGCTGGAGAGACCCTTTATGCTGTATATGACTAAATCTTGCAATAGACATGTATTCTAAtaacatgccccccccccttccaagGTGACCCCGACCCGGAAGTAGAATGGATCCTCCCCATGGGAGCCGTGATCTCCGCTGCCTCCAAAACCCGCCGCATCCGCATCCTTCACGACGGAAGCCTGCTGCTCTCGCCTGTCCGACAGACCGACGCCGGGACCTACACCTGCATCGCAACCAAccaggtacagtagaagccagttagttgcacaatggataatcgtacacttctgttaattgcacgaaatcccaaactcccgtggtggtgcggtaCACTTTGATAACTTCACTTTGTTGCACCAATCGGATAATTGAACGAAATGCACAGAcaaatgggatgtgcaattaagcTTGTACTTGTTTCAGTCTCTACACGCTTACGTAGTTTCCTTCACCATCTtgaagaaggtcatgttttgttttgtgtttgtctgtatgtctgtgaacagcatgaCTCGACAAGcattggatggatcctgatgatatttggtaggtgggtgggggtcgggaaaataaaggtcaagttcCATGAtaggcctcctagcagcttctTAAGGTAGTGCAGCTGAACTTTAGTTTTCCTTGATTACTTGTGTTCTGTACATGCTGTGTCTGTAATCCTTGACTAGTGGAGTGGTTAGTGACTCTTGGGACAGAAAGTAATTGCTAGAAGTAAGTGCTGGGTAGcatgtgcagggctcgaaatactacctgcataatatgcaggttagtgcaggtagtattggagctgtgcaggtatttctggtgtctatacctgcacctaacctgcactggtccatatactgggttttatacataaatgtcctgtgatgtagatgtatgaggattgttatcagctgtaaatttagagtggtgctggtaaaatttgtctggtgcaggtaattttcaatgttacctgcactggttGGCGTggttgcagaaaaaagtatttcgagccctgatgtgtagtccagtggttagcggccctgcctctggaactggAAGCCATGACTTTCATTCTGGCTGTGTCCCTCACCCACCtccagaaagggttgcagttctGAGGACAGGACGTTGAGCCGTGCACGTGGTCCTCCAATCATTGTGTTTATTGAaaaaacctgtaaatactatCTATAGCGTccatcttctctgtcacgaccattGGAAGTGTAGCTCTTCTGGGAGCTTAACTGGTTCAACATCACTCACactttttactttcactttcaccagGAGGGGCGGGCCAACGCCACGGCAACCATGAACGTGACACGCGCGGACTGCGCCGGCCCCAACTGTCGCTCCATCGCCAGCGACGCCGTTCCCGTACGGATCTTCGTGACGTCCGTGACGTCGAACTCTGCCCTGATCCAGTGGTTCCCCCTGGTGGATGAGCCGGACTTGCTGACGCTCGATACGTACCGAGTGCTGTACTACAGGGTCGGGGAGTCGCTACAGCAGACAGCGGTGCTCAAGCACGGAGCGTCTCTCTACAGGATGAAAAACCTCAAGCCGTCCTCAAGGTATTGCTACTTTGTTTCTTCATATATTGAAATTTCAAACTGTCCGGTAGCCCTATTAAACTTACAACTTTGTAGTGtgcatactgtacatagcgcctgtcttctctgtcatgacagacgctatgtacagtggaAGTCCTGGAAGATGAGCTCTTAAAGTAAAcatggctgtctccagctttgaatttctttctgtcccactcatgttgacctctgacccatgtagccatgactgtgCCCTTCCCTGCCCAGGTACTCGGTGTGTGTGACCCAGTCCCTGCTGCCGCAGGGCGACCACTGCGTGGAGTTCCGTACGGAGGACGCTGAGCTGACGCACACGTACATCACGATCGGCTACACGCTGGGCAGCGTGGTCCTGTTACTCCTCATCGCCACGGTGGTGTACTGTTACATGCGCTGCTACCGCAGGAAGCGACGCGACGTGTTCCAGAGGTCGATGAACGCCGTGAACCTGTCGAACAACCACGCCACGATACAGCGGGCGGAGAACGGGACGGCCGTCCACATGAACGGACACGGATGACAGATATAATCTTGACTCATATGGATGTACATATTGCATAGCCTAAGTAGCACCTTCAaacaatctgtatctgtaatttgtatctacatgtatatagccagtatgaacacccttcagcgtaacacaccagcttcgcaggcacgtagcgcagcagcagctggttataacttatattacaatgaacgacccgtcacatctaacttttgcacatctacaaATTTAGATGCCCCTActctgcttggtgataacaaattccactctgggaaaatgcaaattttttaacacatcaatcccaGGTTGGTAACTtcaacaatcaatcaatcaatccatcaagTGGTTTATTGTTCACAGAGGCAAACAAGGAGTGAATTGTGCCAAATACACGTACAGTGTAGTACGAGTATTGCACTTGGTTTGTAGCATTGTTTACTTACTTTTGCAGTATTTGCAATACTATGATATCAATCTAATTGTATCTCAGTCAGATATCGAAGAACACGACAGCTGTGCACACGAACCCACATGGATGCCACACCAGTGGAAGTAATCTCTGAATTTTATCCAGCTGTATATGTGTACGTATGTAGAGACTGAACTACCTGGATGCCTAATTTTTATCAACATTTCTTCAAGAACACAACAGTCACGGTGACTATTTCTTGTACTTGCTGACAGGTTTGTAAAAATGACAAGTGTAGATTTGTCCTGGCTTGTTGTAattatctgtatgtatgtatgaagatgtaAAGATTCTACAATTACGCGAGTATATGTAtcatggattaaaaaaatacctttGGTGGCAATAAAGTTTTTTGATAGCTGTCTGAATTCTAATGTTTGTTGtacttgaaatgaaatgaaaaaggaCTAAAGTGTAAACATGTTTGAGAgatttgaagaaagactgattaaAGCTCTGagcactgcagcagcagaacagtggactactaccatgcagggctctagccagcatccgtttttctgtcaattgacggaaatttgctgcgtgtgacggaaaaattttaaaaccaatccgtcaaccttgacggacaaaaatctgataaaaggtCCTTAGTGGAAGCTATTTGCTGGCCGGCAATTAACCCCCACTGGGCAAAGTCTAACCGcatgaaaatcctaccgggtgtgaatgattatcCCGGCGGCGGAGACCTACAGTACTCTGGCCCTgtagagagcctgcactaactacggtaggccgtgccacaagtagactggattccaggttagctAGAGCCCTGACTACTACCAAATTAAAGTTGACGCAGCCCAAGGCCTCAGCTGTTGTATTTATAGCCCAGCAGGTGCAGAGGAACTCCAGGTTCAAAGTGATGGATGACAACATGCTGTATCAAGACTGGACAAGGTCACGGGCAGCCCAAGGTCACAGGGGTCATGACCTTTTGACTGAATTTGAGACCCTTGGTCATTTTAAATTTGGACTATGATTTTTCATTATGTCGAAGGCATGTGTAGGCATGGATGCAAGCTTTCCTTTATTCTATCCATATCATTTAGGATTGTATTTCTGGTCATAGTATCATTTGTCAAATAAGAAATGATTGACTTTTGAAATCTGTAACAGGTTccgaagttactagtatattactGGTATGTACTCAAGAGGGTCTGCCTCGGGGATCCTGAAAATGCTTTTACTTATTATGTAAAAACCAAGCAGGACAATTACGCAACATTTGGTAGCTATGAGTTACTTTTTGTACTGAGTACTTTGGCCCTCTTCAGGGTCACTGAGGACCCAGTTGCTCAGTACAGTCCCTTTCTGTCATTTCTGAGGGGCAATgtttcatcaaggaggttaaaaaatgaaAGACCTCCATGGTTTCATATCATGAAGTTCAGATCTttggacaaaacaggtgattttttgtccatcccaacaagcaaatttccctCCAGGGACAGAAGAATAGTTCCTGGAGACACAAAGTCCAGTTGAAGCtaccaagagggtctgcatggggggtccccaCAACGATTTAGGCTTAATTCAAAAggaccccctacgtattacgctatatcaaggaaggcaattatgctaaatttggtcgcctcgctacgaattgcGTAGATAacatggttttccctacgagttacgggaaataaaaataggctgcctacgccttacggaaaagagcatgaaGACCCTCTACCAAGGCTGGACTCCAAATTCCCTGCCAGGATGGAGGGAAAGGTCCTGGAGATACTAAACATAAATCACTACATCAGAGGGGCTCCACAGTACTTATCTACACTCCAGACACACAAATGGCCTCATTAATTGACAGATCAACACTCTGATATCTCCACTTGGAACCTCTGAAGATTAACGATGAGTCACCTGGAACTTCCTTAAAGACTGCTGGACTCTCTCCAATCTTACCACTCAGATGTCCTCCTTAGTTACTTAATCTTTAAGGAGTGACCCTGACGTCTTTATTTGGCTCCTTAATGGCCAGATGAATGAAGACCTGTCCAGGAATCTGGAGGGGAGAGAAGCCGATGGAGTATCACCTTCCAGACAACTTCCTCTCGGAGTCTCCCTGATTACAGGATGGAGACAAAACAACCCAATATCTGTGACACCAACATCAGTTTTATCAGAGGGAGTCTTGCTTTTAAATTCCAGTTCTTTTAAAGTCCAGTTCTTGGCCATGGTGTGTCGGATGGAAGCTTGTTTAAGATCTAGATTTGTTCTTAAATTTTTAATAATCCTGACAGTCTAGAAATGACCATTGATGCTAAACGTTCAATGCTTCTACTGTTTGAAATGGAAATTAAAGAGCCAACTGCCCTTTGAGTTGGTAGACTACATTGGGGGGAAATTAAAGTTAGAGAGAAAGTTGAGAGAAATTTAAAGACTTGAAATAAATCGGTGACTAGCTGAAACTAGTAtagtcacacacacaaaaaatgtactgTAACAGAAGTGAATAGACGGCTGCAAAATTTTCAGATTTACGGTACTATTTCACTAATAGGTTTTATCTCTCTATCTCAATGTCAAAGACACAGCAACAATGCCAGGCACTGCAGGCATGTAGACGTATCTCTGTAGTTTGATATGACAGAGTGATAGGAGGTAACCGATAGTCCTGATGCGGGGACTTTAAGGCCATCAGAAGCTGCAGATTTCAACAAAAGGAAGCAGCCGTCATTAACGGGACACATCTGGGGCGTTTTGGAACCGGATCGGGGCTGTAAATGTCAAGTTTGAGAGAGATTCCGACATTCCGACGTTTGATGGAATGTTGCTGCTCgtgtttgacaggaattctgcTCATTCCGACATCCTTGCAAACAAAAATTTGGGAATTCCAACATGACGAATAAAGATGGAAATTTAATTAAACTGGACATGTACAGAaaaatgactttaaaaaaaagacaaaaggcAATCTAACAGGAACAGGGTTAAATGAACTACAGAGTCATGCAGCTGCAAAGTTATGATAATTAGTCACTCAGATTATTAAGGTATGAAGAGTTTTCTTAGTGACATTGTATGTTTTGCTAAGCAGGCTCCCAGCTAAAACCAGTTTATTTCCTTCCTTCAATTCTAGATTTGTTTAAGATCCTCAAATTACATCTTGACTTCCTGACTTTTCAGACATCATGTTCGTTAGCAGGTTTCTTGGAAGGAACAGCCCAGGAAACAGTGGTATATACAACCCAGGCCCTCTGAGGTGTACATTACTAACTTACTGTGATACACAGGAAGACTAGTATAAAGTCTGGATCATTTTTCATCAGGCTGGGCTCACTTTTGAGACAGTAAAACTGTGACTGTGTCACTTTTTGTTGACAAGTGGAGATCAAACAAAGTGTGCACTTTATAACATTGGAAAATAAAGTAACACTAATGTCATT contains:
- the LOC118425883 gene encoding immunoglobulin superfamily containing leucine-rich repeat protein-like — its product is MWLCVAFALSVMFSGQGLGCPDKCICWRDGHVNCVDQRLQGVPLGLPAATVNLDLSWNSIAGIPARTFENLTQLRYLYLQGNEISHISGDALLAIPSIQELWLSENQLQDFPWAVLPRLPSLLRLDLQNNRLAHVPSGDLPTFPALTWINLAYNEIASIEGDFLASQPALETAAVHNNPFSCNCSLQSFREWLDATKVSVPNNADIVCDTPRHLKGRNVMAVPIGALTCRPPTVAVYPTNINVLSGHTTVMLCNTTGDPDPEVEWILPMGAVISAASKTRRIRILHDGSLLLSPVRQTDAGTYTCIATNQEGRANATATMNVTRADCAGPNCRSIASDAVPVRIFVTSVTSNSALIQWFPLVDEPDLLTLDTYRVLYYRVGESLQQTAVLKHGASLYRMKNLKPSSRYSVCVTQSLLPQGDHCVEFRTEDAELTHTYITIGYTLGSVVLLLLIATVVYCYMRCYRRKRRDVFQRSMNAVNLSNNHATIQRAENGTAVHMNGHG